A single region of the Alphaproteobacteria bacterium genome encodes:
- the rimO gene encoding 30S ribosomal protein S12 methylthiotransferase RimO yields the protein MTQAAPKVGFVSLGCPKALVDSERILTQLRAEGYEISPSYDGADVVVVNTCGFLDSARNESLDAIGEAMAENGKVVVTGCLGAEPDVIRAQYPMVAAITGPQQYENVLNAVHEVVPPLHDPFVDLLPAHGIKLTPRHYAYLKISEGCNNSCSFCIIPDLRGKLASRLVGEVLQEAENLVKGGVKELLVISQDTSAYGVDIKYAADTWRDTEYQSRFLDLCIGLGELGVWTRLHYVYPYPHVDDVIPLMAEGKILPYLDIPFQHASPKVLKAMKRPGNITKTLERIKAWREICPELAIRSTFIVGFPGETEEDFQLLLDWLTEAQLDRVGCFKYEPVEGARANDLGLDEVPEAVKEERWHRFMQHQQEISAARLARKIGHVVDVMVDEVAGKTVTGRTAADAPEIDGVVHVAMGKKRCLPGDIIQVYIEDADEYDLFGTAAS from the coding sequence ATGACGCAAGCAGCACCAAAAGTGGGTTTCGTCAGCTTGGGCTGCCCAAAAGCATTAGTAGATTCCGAGCGCATACTCACGCAATTGCGTGCTGAAGGCTATGAAATCTCCCCCAGCTATGACGGTGCAGATGTGGTGGTGGTTAATACTTGCGGTTTTTTAGATTCGGCGCGCAATGAGTCGCTGGATGCTATTGGCGAGGCGATGGCCGAAAACGGTAAAGTAGTTGTTACCGGATGCCTTGGCGCAGAGCCGGATGTAATTCGTGCGCAATACCCCATGGTGGCTGCAATTACAGGGCCACAACAATACGAAAATGTATTAAATGCGGTTCATGAAGTCGTGCCACCGCTGCATGATCCATTTGTTGATCTGCTTCCTGCCCATGGCATTAAACTCACTCCCCGTCATTATGCTTATTTAAAAATATCAGAAGGTTGTAATAATAGCTGTAGTTTTTGTATAATACCCGATTTGCGCGGAAAACTAGCGAGTCGTCTGGTAGGCGAGGTGCTGCAAGAGGCGGAGAATCTGGTAAAAGGTGGCGTAAAAGAGCTGTTGGTCATTTCGCAAGATACCAGCGCCTATGGCGTGGATATTAAATACGCAGCCGATACATGGCGCGATACGGAGTATCAATCGCGGTTCTTAGATTTGTGCATAGGATTAGGGGAGTTAGGCGTTTGGACGCGCTTGCATTATGTGTATCCCTATCCTCATGTGGATGATGTGATTCCGTTGATGGCCGAGGGTAAAATTCTGCCATATCTGGATATTCCGTTTCAACATGCCAGCCCTAAAGTGTTGAAGGCAATGAAGCGCCCAGGCAATATCACCAAAACTTTAGAGCGCATTAAAGCATGGCGGGAAATTTGCCCTGAGCTGGCAATTCGTTCTACGTTTATTGTAGGTTTTCCAGGGGAAACTGAAGAAGATTTTCAACTGCTACTTGATTGGTTGACCGAAGCCCAGCTGGATAGAGTAGGGTGCTTTAAATATGAGCCGGTAGAAGGAGCGCGTGCGAATGACTTAGGGTTGGACGAAGTGCCGGAAGCGGTGAAAGAAGAACGCTGGCATCGCTTCATGCAGCATCAGCAAGAAATTTCTGCCGCACGTCTGGCGCGTAAAATTGGCCATGTAGTGGATGTGATGGTGGATGAAGTTGCAGGTAAGACCGTTACGGGCCGAACCGCAGCCGATGCACCGGAAATTGACGGTGTGGTGCATGTTGCTATGGGTAAAAAACGGTGTTTGCCGGGTGATATTATTCAGGTTTATATTGAAGATGCCGATGAATATGATCTTTTTGGTACGGCTGCATCCTGA
- a CDS encoding S24 family peptidase — protein sequence MNTEIASIRQREKFKSLLRERGISLRRMSIDLGLNESYFQQFVTYGRPSYIEGNVLELAAQYLDISADVLAPAGLNEPERTTPYETSGYKHNDGTIAVIPCYDLSVKLAADDWRNEQYQTHHMTFSRQMLRSITPVLPDNLAMLVVANDAMSPLLQQGDNVLLDCTCTTATQDGIYAILHDSYMLIKRLTIDPVRKLVTLSPDNPAYPNTREYSIIDLPLAGRVIWAGKKL from the coding sequence ATGAACACAGAAATTGCTTCGATCAGACAGCGCGAAAAATTTAAATCGCTTTTACGGGAACGCGGGATATCACTGCGTCGCATGTCTATAGATTTAGGATTAAATGAATCCTACTTCCAGCAATTTGTTACTTATGGCCGTCCTTCATATATAGAAGGAAACGTGTTGGAGCTTGCCGCGCAATATTTGGATATCAGCGCCGATGTGTTAGCGCCCGCCGGACTGAACGAGCCAGAGCGAACCACACCATACGAAACCAGCGGCTATAAACACAACGATGGAACAATTGCGGTGATCCCCTGCTATGATTTATCCGTTAAGCTTGCGGCGGATGATTGGCGAAATGAGCAGTATCAAACGCACCACATGACCTTTTCACGACAGATGCTGCGAAGCATCACACCGGTTTTGCCCGATAATCTGGCAATGCTGGTTGTTGCAAATGATGCGATGTCGCCATTATTGCAACAAGGCGACAATGTTCTGCTTGATTGCACCTGCACCACCGCCACACAAGATGGTATTTATGCAATTCTTCACGATTCGTATATGCTTATTAAGCGCCTGACCATCGACCCGGTACGAAAACTGGTAACTTTGTCGCCCGACAACCCTGCCTATCCAAACACCAGAGAATACAGTATTATAGACCTGCCATTAGCAGGTCGCGTAATCTGGGCAGGTAAAAAACTTTAA
- a CDS encoding DUF924 domain-containing protein, with amino-acid sequence MAIAAYDDVLKFWLEDATYSQWFARDDVFDASIRKRFSQTHAAAITAELWHWRRSPQGRLAEIIVIDQFSRNLHRNSAQAFAYDSMALALAQEAIENGDDEKLDKVQRRFLYMPFMHSESAIIHEVAMQLFTAIDDENTLKYEKLHKKIIDKFGRYPHRNAVLGRKSTKEEEAFLKEPNSSF; translated from the coding sequence ATGGCTATAGCTGCGTATGATGACGTGTTGAAGTTCTGGTTAGAAGACGCCACATATTCGCAGTGGTTTGCACGCGATGATGTGTTTGATGCGTCTATTCGTAAGCGTTTTTCGCAAACACATGCTGCAGCGATAACCGCAGAATTGTGGCATTGGCGCCGTAGCCCACAAGGGCGGCTTGCAGAAATTATTGTGATTGATCAGTTTTCCCGCAACTTGCATCGCAACAGCGCACAGGCCTTTGCTTATGACAGTATGGCGCTTGCCCTTGCACAAGAAGCCATAGAAAACGGAGATGATGAAAAGCTCGATAAAGTACAACGGCGCTTTTTATACATGCCGTTCATGCATAGCGAATCAGCTATAATCCATGAGGTAGCTATGCAGTTGTTTACGGCGATTGATGACGAAAATACACTCAAATATGAAAAGCTGCATAAGAAAATTATTGATAAATTTGGTCGCTATCCACATAGAAATGCTGTATTAGGGCGCAAATCGACCAAAGAAGAAGAGGCGTTTTTGAAAGAGCCAAATTCTTCCTTTTAA
- a CDS encoding RNA pseudouridine synthase, with protein MTPEEIQQRVLYRDGLVLIIDKPAGIPVHSGPKGGENLEQYFTHLCYGWSKPPALAHRLDRDTSGCLVLGRHPKALRKLGRLFSGAGVDKTYWAVTHGHPTSDSGQINLPLTKQSRNKQSWWVTVDQAGGKSSVTDYKVLGKTEKYSWIECYPRTGRTHQIRVHLAAIGCPIVGETIYAGRELDDTTQPVLHLLSRSITLPLSANKPPITTTASPPKHMHDLLRQCGWNPNS; from the coding sequence ATGACACCCGAAGAAATTCAGCAGCGCGTATTGTATCGCGATGGATTAGTGCTTATCATTGATAAGCCTGCCGGAATTCCTGTGCATAGCGGCCCAAAGGGCGGGGAGAACCTCGAGCAGTATTTCACCCATTTGTGTTATGGCTGGTCGAAGCCTCCAGCGCTGGCGCACCGTTTAGATCGTGACACCAGCGGATGTTTGGTTTTGGGGCGGCACCCCAAAGCACTGCGCAAATTAGGTCGGTTGTTTTCTGGTGCAGGGGTTGATAAAACCTATTGGGCAGTCACCCATGGCCACCCGACCAGCGACAGTGGCCAGATAAACCTGCCGCTTACCAAACAAAGCCGCAACAAACAAAGCTGGTGGGTTACCGTGGATCAAGCAGGCGGCAAGTCTTCGGTTACAGATTATAAAGTCTTAGGAAAAACTGAAAAATATAGCTGGATTGAATGCTACCCGCGTACAGGACGCACCCATCAGATTCGGGTGCATTTAGCCGCCATAGGCTGCCCTATTGTGGGCGAAACCATTTATGCAGGGCGCGAGCTAGACGACACCACTCAACCGGTGTTGCATCTGCTGTCGCGCAGCATAACCTTGCCACTCTCAGCAAATAAGCCACCTATCACCACTACAGCAAGCCCACCAAAACATATGCATGATTTATTGCGTCAATGCGGTTGGAACCCCAACAGCTAA
- a CDS encoding isoprenylcysteine carboxylmethyltransferase family protein, with protein MRTETHKITHIVPPVWLLIAMILMYGLRALFPIMAVVPENYTFIGQVFVFAGFSVMYLAIQAFKKAQTPLKPFVPVKSLVVNGPFRYSRNPIYMGMFLVVIGWAIYLEALSPWFVAMAFIFAIANFWVKPEEIQMEREMGDAYLRYKNEVRRWL; from the coding sequence ATGCGCACAGAGACGCATAAAATCACTCATATCGTCCCACCTGTGTGGCTGTTGATTGCGATGATACTGATGTACGGTCTGCGCGCTTTATTTCCGATAATGGCGGTAGTGCCAGAGAATTACACTTTTATAGGGCAGGTTTTTGTATTTGCTGGTTTTAGTGTGATGTATCTGGCGATACAAGCATTCAAAAAAGCGCAAACTCCTCTTAAACCTTTTGTGCCGGTAAAATCGCTGGTGGTTAATGGGCCATTTCGCTATAGCCGCAATCCAATTTATATGGGAATGTTTTTAGTGGTGATAGGCTGGGCAATATATCTGGAAGCGTTATCACCCTGGTTTGTTGCAATGGCATTTATATTTGCAATCGCTAATTTTTGGGTTAAGCCAGAAGAAATACAAATGGAGCGCGAAATGGGAGACGCCTATTTGCGCTATAAAAATGAGGTGCGAAGATGGCTATAG
- a CDS encoding DUF1294 domain-containing protein, translating into MMLILSVIILLILAALYRGLHTAFYIAHIIVMVLISINYHHYYALPYTAIGTSFIWPFFVAHILSISLFTFAAYGYDKQAARHGKWRISERSLKHMTWVGGTIGAFFGQRFFRHKLRKRKFIRIYIATLLAQLLLGYLFWLHYTGRITVFSF; encoded by the coding sequence ATGATGCTCATACTTTCTGTAATCATATTGTTGATTCTTGCGGCGTTATATAGAGGCCTCCACACCGCTTTTTATATTGCCCATATCATTGTGATGGTTCTGATAAGTATAAACTATCACCACTATTATGCTTTACCATATACCGCCATAGGCACCAGTTTTATATGGCCGTTTTTTGTTGCACATATTCTTAGCATCAGCCTGTTTACCTTTGCAGCTTATGGCTACGATAAGCAAGCCGCACGCCATGGAAAATGGCGCATTAGCGAGCGTAGCTTAAAACATATGACATGGGTTGGCGGGACGATTGGCGCATTTTTTGGACAACGCTTTTTTCGTCACAAATTGCGCAAGCGTAAATTTATCCGTATATATATTGCCACCTTGCTTGCACAACTCTTGCTAGGATATTTGTTCTGGCTACATTACACTGGCCGCATTACAGTTTTCAGCTTTTAG
- a CDS encoding histidine phosphatase family protein, translated as MTVFIVRHGESIANINPKLAFHPDYKGIKDEEIGVTEWGYRQALEAGEVISEKLSEAEGASRKVKIFHSPFLRAKQTSQAIRSQLADKENVEVVEDSNLREQCFGLFNCVTDRRAIAKKWPKENAQFIAARKENRHTAKPPNGIDCDGAEIISESRADVVERAKQFLSDHAETLEDPNTDVIIVGHGMVNRTLEMVMLNKDVEWLRKEDNPKNCAVRVIENPAEQAVGDTVHEGKCRPYSLPQSHLVEPYEGGCKTSYAQASARHI; from the coding sequence ATGACAGTATTCATTGTGCGCCATGGCGAATCTATCGCCAATATTAATCCGAAACTTGCCTTTCATCCTGACTATAAAGGGATAAAAGACGAGGAAATAGGTGTTACCGAGTGGGGATATCGCCAAGCGCTGGAAGCGGGAGAAGTGATATCTGAAAAGCTAAGTGAGGCAGAAGGTGCATCACGAAAAGTAAAAATTTTTCACAGCCCATTTTTGCGCGCAAAACAAACCTCTCAAGCTATTCGGTCGCAATTAGCAGATAAAGAAAATGTGGAAGTAGTGGAGGATAGTAACCTACGCGAACAATGCTTTGGGCTGTTTAACTGCGTTACAGATCGCCGCGCCATAGCAAAAAAATGGCCGAAAGAGAATGCACAGTTCATTGCGGCTCGTAAGGAAAATCGCCACACGGCAAAGCCGCCAAATGGTATAGATTGTGATGGCGCAGAAATTATAAGCGAAAGCCGCGCTGATGTTGTAGAGCGGGCAAAGCAGTTTTTGAGCGATCATGCAGAAACGCTGGAAGATCCTAATACCGATGTCATTATTGTGGGACATGGTATGGTCAATCGCACACTGGAAATGGTAATGCTGAATAAAGATGTGGAATGGCTGCGCAAAGAAGATAATCCAAAAAATTGTGCGGTACGCGTGATAGAAAATCCGGCAGAGCAAGCAGTAGGTGATACGGTGCATGAGGGAAAATGCCGCCCTTATAGCCTACCTCAATCCCATCTTGTGGAGCCGTATGAAGGGGGATGTAAAACCTCTTATGCGCAAGCCTCAGCGCGGCATATTTAG
- a CDS encoding ATP-binding protein: protein MRKPIISLTMLVKAVMIVSLPPLMVLSLYVVLGLFSLTHFFYAYIGILFASIIFVYPFLANVMSLTDYVAALAQDRKVDAPYLSVLNTVGRLSDALMRLNRSWERKKQQMENIIIEREILVDTIPDILIMLDNENRVVRTNRAARSIFGQNLAKKPLKEVIPNESLLGTVYAVVEDMKGREIEFRIEDPSTRDFKAIIERFPVPSSGGISTVITLTDITEIKRGEQMRADFVANASHEIRTPLASIIGFIETLQGPAKDDKEAHEQFLKLMNDQAQRMSQLVQDLLTLSKVEVDASKPPMEKVSLVKLVRREIQHFDWAAQQKNMQLRVDMKDNIPAVRGDEGELAQVVHNLVGNAIKYGVAGSDVTINLRVSTSFPSIANFRTYDRAICLSVRDKGDGIPKEHIPRLTERFYRVDTARTRKVGGTGLGLAIVKHIVHRHRGVMTIDSVVGKGSVFSVYLPIYSDN from the coding sequence ATGCGTAAACCCATCATATCGCTGACGATGCTTGTAAAAGCAGTGATGATTGTATCGTTGCCCCCCTTGATGGTGTTGTCCTTATACGTGGTGCTTGGGCTGTTTAGTCTGACGCATTTCTTTTATGCCTATATTGGCATTTTATTCGCCTCGATAATTTTCGTGTATCCGTTTTTAGCCAATGTAATGTCGCTTACCGACTATGTGGCGGCGTTGGCACAAGATAGAAAAGTAGATGCCCCCTATCTGAGTGTGTTGAATACGGTAGGCCGCCTTTCGGATGCGTTGATGCGGCTGAATCGCTCATGGGAACGTAAAAAGCAACAAATGGAAAATATCATTATCGAACGCGAAATTCTGGTGGATACCATACCAGACATTTTGATTATGTTGGATAATGAAAACCGCGTGGTACGCACTAACCGCGCTGCACGGAGTATTTTTGGACAAAATCTGGCAAAAAAACCGCTAAAGGAAGTGATTCCTAACGAAAGTCTTTTAGGTACGGTATACGCGGTAGTAGAAGATATGAAAGGGCGCGAAATTGAATTTCGGATTGAAGATCCTTCTACCCGTGATTTTAAGGCAATTATCGAGCGTTTTCCGGTGCCATCGTCAGGGGGGATATCCACAGTTATTACACTGACAGACATCACTGAAATTAAGAGGGGCGAGCAAATGCGCGCTGATTTTGTGGCAAATGCCAGCCACGAAATCCGCACGCCATTGGCAAGCATTATAGGGTTTATCGAAACCCTGCAAGGCCCAGCCAAAGACGACAAAGAGGCGCATGAGCAGTTTTTGAAACTCATGAATGATCAAGCGCAGCGTATGTCGCAACTGGTGCAGGATTTGCTGACGCTGTCCAAAGTTGAGGTGGATGCTAGCAAACCGCCCATGGAAAAAGTAAGTCTTGTGAAGCTAGTGCGTCGTGAAATTCAGCATTTTGACTGGGCGGCACAACAAAAAAATATGCAGCTTCGCGTAGATATGAAAGACAATATTCCGGCAGTGCGCGGCGATGAAGGCGAGTTGGCGCAGGTGGTGCATAATTTGGTGGGCAATGCGATCAAATATGGTGTGGCAGGAAGTGATGTAACCATAAATTTACGGGTATCAACCAGCTTTCCAAGCATAGCAAATTTCCGCACCTATGACCGCGCAATTTGCTTATCGGTACGTGATAAAGGCGATGGTATCCCTAAAGAACACATTCCTCGCCTGACCGAGCGTTTTTATCGCGTGGATACTGCCCGTACCCGTAAAGTGGGCGGAACCGGACTGGGCTTGGCAATTGTAAAGCATATTGTACACCGCCATCGCGGCGTTATGACCATTGATAGCGTTGTAGGTAAGGGCAGTGTGTTTAGTGTCTATTTGCCGATCTATTCCGACAATTGA
- the rpsI gene encoding 30S ribosomal protein S9 yields the protein MATAEATEAKERKPQIDDLGRAYATGRRKDATARAWVKPGKGVITVNGREVARYFARPVLRMIINQPFVAVRATGGYDVVCTVKGGGLSGQAGAVRHAISRALDKYNPEFHTALRQGGFLTRDSRVVERKKYGRAKARKSFQFSKR from the coding sequence ATGGCCACTGCTGAAGCAACCGAAGCCAAAGAACGCAAGCCACAGATTGATGATCTGGGTCGTGCTTATGCTACCGGACGTCGTAAAGATGCTACTGCCCGCGCATGGGTAAAGCCCGGTAAAGGCGTTATTACTGTGAATGGTCGCGAAGTGGCAAGATATTTTGCCCGCCCTGTGTTGCGCATGATCATTAACCAGCCTTTCGTTGCCGTACGCGCAACCGGTGGTTATGATGTTGTTTGCACCGTTAAAGGCGGCGGTTTATCTGGCCAGGCCGGTGCAGTACGTCATGCAATCAGCCGTGCGTTAGACAAATATAACCCAGAATTCCACACCGCCTTGCGTCAAGGTGGTTTCCTCACTCGCGATAGCCGCGTTGTTGAGCGTAAGAAATATGGCCGCGCAAAAGCACGCAAGAGCTTCCAGTTCTCCAAGCGTTAA
- the rplM gene encoding 50S ribosomal protein L13, giving the protein MKTYSAKPADIENNWWVIDAEDVILGRLSSEVAKMLRGKHKPMFTPHMDCGDHVIIVNADKVKLTGKKRTNKTYYWHTGYPGGLKERTADKILDGRFPERVMQKAIERMMPKESPLARQQLRKLHVYAGNEHPHEAQKPQVLDYAARNPKNKR; this is encoded by the coding sequence ATGAAAACTTATTCCGCCAAACCGGCTGATATTGAAAATAACTGGTGGGTAATCGACGCCGAAGATGTAATCCTTGGCCGTCTTTCCAGCGAAGTAGCGAAAATGCTGCGTGGAAAACATAAACCCATGTTTACCCCTCATATGGATTGTGGCGATCATGTGATCATCGTTAATGCAGATAAGGTGAAACTTACCGGCAAAAAACGCACCAATAAAACTTATTACTGGCATACCGGATATCCTGGTGGATTGAAAGAGCGCACCGCCGATAAGATTTTAGATGGTCGTTTCCCTGAGCGTGTGATGCAAAAAGCTATTGAGCGCATGATGCCGAAAGAAAGCCCACTGGCACGTCAACAGCTGAGAAAGCTGCATGTATATGCCGGAAATGAGCATCCCCATGAAGCGCAAAAGCCACAAGTGTTGGATTATGCGGCGCGCAACCCCAAAAATAAACGCTAA